DNA from Syntrophorhabdus sp.:
TTCAGCGGCCGGCAGCATTGTTGCTTCGATGATAAGAAAGAAGACGAGGAGGAGCATCGAGAGCATTGCTGACACCCCCTAGGTTAAAAAACCGATAACGGTCATGAGCGTGAAGTAGACAAGGTAGAACACCCCGATCCACGTGAAGAGAGGACTTTTCCTTTCCATCGCCGACCTCCTGTCGAAAAAAGGGATGAGGAAGAAGAAGAGTATGGCCGCGGAAATGATGACGATGGCGATGGTCTCGCCGTTCATGCCCAGTATCTCTCCGGGGAAGAGCTTGAGTGTCTGGAAGAGAAAGAGGAAGTACCACTCGGGCTTGATGTTCTCCGGAGCCGGCGCAAGAGGGTCCGCTTTCCTGCCGATCTCTGGCGGAAAGAGGACGGCCAGCGTAACGACCACCCCCAGGCAGATGAGCCACACGATGAGGTCCTTGTAGAAGAGGTTGGGAAAGAAAGGCTCGGGTCTTCCCTGTTTCTCCTCCTGCGAGAGAGGCACGCTCATTCCATGGAGTTGGACGAGGAGGATGTGGAGCCCCGTCACGACAATGGTGACAAGAGGCAGGATGGCGACGTGGAACGCGTAGAAGCGTGTCAGCGTTTCGCCCGTCACGTCGAGGCCGCCGCGCAGGAAGCCTTTTATCAACCACCCGATGAGGGGAAGATTGCCGGCTCCGCCCGTGGCGACGCGCACCGCCGCGAAGGCCCTTTCGTCC
Protein-coding regions in this window:
- a CDS encoding cytochrome bc complex cytochrome b subunit; translation: MSCRRLKVWLSERYDIEALGNLARFKTVPSHRFDAWYFAGGLTLFLFVFQFITGMALALYYVPHAEHAHKSIIDIVTKLNMGWLFRSLHHWGAQLTILVLFVHVFSALLLKAYRKPRELVWLTGFVMLAISIFFGLSGYFLLWDERAFAAVRVATGGAGNLPLIGWLIKGFLRGGLDVTGETLTRFYAFHVAILPLVTIVVTGLHILLVQLHGMSVPLSQEEKQGRPEPFFPNLFYKDLIVWLICLGVVVTLAVLFPPEIGRKADPLAPAPENIKPEWYFLFLFQTLKLFPGEILGMNGETIAIVIISAAILFFFLIPFFDRRSAMERKSPLFTWIGVFYLVYFTLMTVIGFLT